gatgcattttgatgatcaaagcctatagatttaaaaacaaagtaactgtcactttcatttttgattgacgttgacgttttatcgtgacgttgttgtttatttgggtcattttcattaattctgttctgacactttctgactatttttttatttattattaagagatgtcctctatataatatgtcccagagcatgccaccgcctacacagctgaaaaaatgcttctgattatttttttacatgataagtacctactttccatcattataaatatcaaggtcatttgaaaatgacccatttgttggttggcatgtaaacaaagtttaaatgtcacttgtcagtgtcatttatgtttttttcgagactcaggcaatagacaaagataaaaatttagcctaatatgtgacgtcacttccggttttaaaataattaactttaaagttaaaaataacatgcaaaaatttatgtatatacaaaataaaaaaatacggggccactaattttctataaactttccgaataactaataaaaatatggggtaaagaaaatgaaatgttgtccattacgAGAGACGGAAATTGGGAGGATACAACCGAGACCGCGATGTTCTATGGAAATTGGTAATAATTTACCCTTAATTTACCATGGCCCATTTGCACGAGAAGGAACTAAGCTAAATGCCTGTTCTACCATGTCTAAATGAAGCTTTCACTGACTTATATTTTTCAGTTAGCACCGCATGATTTTTGATCAGAAAAAAATGAGAAACgaatgttaaaattaaattaaaatcgcATTCTAGTCGTATTAGATTATTGAAAGTAACTACTAAATAACAGATTTGTCTGATTAACCAGCGATACGATTACGTAGGATTATAAAACATgaggtattaaaaaaaacattaaaataaataattaaaattataactttttcagTGTTAAATAACACCACTcactttataaatattaaaaagttttttttgttgtatgtacactgtgttgcaaaagttgtatactaagccgacaGAGACTGTAGGAAGTAGAGACTCTAGGGCTCAGTTTCTAGGGTACCGTTTCCTGAATATTacggctgatgatgattgtcTTTAGTTGCCTGACGAGACAAATAAGATATCTACATATAAAAaacgccttaaaaagttttcccgtgggaattccgggatagaaagtagcctatgttctttcccagggtctagaccgtatgtataccaaatttcattcaaatccgtttagtagttttggcgtgaaagcgtaacagacagacagacagacagacagacagacagacagacacagttactttcgcatttataatattagttaggataacatatcttttaaaaaatgttagtAAAAGTCACTCACCTCAACTCCAGTAACCCCGAGTGCCGCCACCAGGTTGGGCGTCATCCGGAACGGCACCTTCTCAGGAACACGCAGCGTCTTGCCCTTCTCGAAGCACACGTTGTAGTCTATGTGCACCACTTCACCAGACGTCAAGTCCACTAGCACATTGTCCAAGTGTCTATCACCGAGCCCTATTATGTAGCCTATCGTGCTCATCACGGCGACTGAGTAACTGTAGCGACGCGTCATCTGCCACCACTGCTCTGGAGTCACACTACTGCACCATAACTCCCGAGATAATAAATCTTTTGGCGTTTCTTCTGATAACTCTTTCAGAACTTGCTTCAGCGTCGCCACCGGCCATTCTTTTCTGTTTTCCGTCGGAATGCCCGCTTCTTGCAGCAGAGGGTTCAGCTTGTTGTAGAATAGCTCAGATGGGCGCGGGACGTTCACTGTCTTGTTTGTCTTGGCCGACAGCATGGCGGCCTCTCGGTTCTGCCAGCGCTTGTACAGAGCGAATAGCGGAGTCACGTTGTCGACCCAGCTGATGAGGCCAGACCGAGGACCCAGTGGTATGACAGAGTAATGGCGAGCTCTGTATGTTTGATTGTCGTTGTTTTCCGAGTCACGTGCCATCATGGTGTTCGTGATTGATAGCAGTTGCATAATCCTCTCATCTAAGTGTAGATCTTCTAACCCTTTGAAGAGGTATGTGTAAGGCTTGCCGTTTGAACCGTAGAATACTAGTTTCTTTGGCCGCGTCTTTGTTGGCAGTATAGCGACGTTGTTCTCTACTGATTTTATCGTCACCCTTACGGTTCTTTGGTTGGTATGCACTCCTGGCATTGTTATTACTGTATTCTTTAGTTCAGCCAGAATCGGACTGATGTCAGACATTCGCAGTATGTATGATGTTCTCTTATTGACCTTTTGTTGTAGTTTTACTTGTAACTGCTTGAGGGGTGCCCAAGATTCTTGTGGTTTCTCAGGGTTTGCTGGATTCTTTAACTTGTCAATGACCTCATCTATTAATGCTTGGAATTTCGTTTGGAATGATACCTCGTGTGGAGTTTCTGGCTTTGCGGATGTCACATGATTAAGTTGTTCAAGAACAAAAACTATTGGCTCCATAAGTATACGATTCTTTTCTTTAAtcaatttttctttttcttcagCGCTGAGATGCGCATTATTCTTAACTTTTGTTATTTCTGACTCCATTTGAGAAAGCTTCTTCGTAAAATCTGAGTGATGTTGGACCAGTGTGCCAAGCCAAAGCTCATCCCATAGCAAATTAATGCGGTGCAATTCTTTCACAAGCAGTTTAACTTGCAGAATGGTTGTTGGTGCTTGTTTTGCTAGTGTTTCGACCATGTCCAGGAAACAGGAATTCAATTCGTTATTTACTGGTTTATCGCTATTTGCGTCATCAATATCAAATATATCTTGGCCAGTATCTTCTGCTTCATTCGAAAGGAATGTCCTGGCTGCACTTAGTTCAGTTATATCATTCTCTTCATTCTCGACAGCACCCACGACGGCGGGGAATGTAATTAGATGAGGAGTATCTTCAGCCAAGCGACAAAGTAAATCTGAAACGCATTTTCGTACGTATGTTTCCGGGTGATTTAGTCTTGAAAACAGTTGAGGAATGATAACTTTCCACGGCTGAGTAGGTGTATTAGCCAGCCCAGATTCTAGCACAGTTTGTAGCTCCATAGCATGTTTCACAATCAAGCGTAACAATCTCAAAGTGGCACTCACAACTGCATTTTCTCCACTGTGATTGATGTAATCTGATGCACATATCAGTTGGAGGAACTTGAAATAGGCATCCGCAGATAGTTCGAAGTAGGAAAATACTCTTTTCTGTGCCTGTCGCCATATGTCTACCAGAAGTGCCAAGTGTTCCGGGAAGGCATTGCTCAGTGATGGAACTGTACGCAGCTGGCTCTCTATCATTTCAGAGGTATTGATTTCATTCCAATCTATATCTTCATCGTCACATGTCGCTTTTGTTTTCGTTAGTATTTCACAAACGGCTTCGAAATCTTGTGGTGAACAACCGATCATCACACTCTCAATCTGTACTTTGTCATTGTCAGTTAGTTGCTCACCGGTTTTTGAGCTGTATTCGACCATCTTTCTCCCCCATCTGAAGCACCATGCCGCAAAGTTAGCCCAAGCTTTGGCTAGTCCTGGACTTTGGTTGACACTGAACTGCAGCAGTTTTCCAACAGCTGAATCCGATATCGGTATTACGTTTTCAGATATGTTGTTATCAACGAGGCCTATTTCAGGCAGCGCTGCAATCAATTTGTTTAGAGGCGACTCCAAATTGCCGACCATAGCTTTTTCGTTTCCATTTTGAACCCACTTGGACAGAGTGAGCAGCATTCTAGTTCCTTTCTCTCTCAATTCGTAGCTTTGTTCACTCATGGCTAATCTCTGAGAAAATCCGAGAGAAATGCTTGCGCATAGGTTTACAGCACGAGGTTTGGTCTCCTCTTTTTCATACGTTAATTTGCAAAGTTCAACGAGTGCAGTTGCATTGTTCAGTGTCCATATATCGACGTCATATATGTTCGTGGACATTAATAACACCTCACTCAACTCGTCCAGGCTTGTAACATTCCCAAGGTTCATTTGGAATGatgaattatttttgaaatgctTTAAAAGTTCTCGTTTTGCCATTGATGTGTTTGCATTCTTTCTGGCTATCTTTATTGCGTCAAGTCGTAAGCATTCGGTGTAAAAGATGTTTTCTTCGCTCATATTCAATTTTGTGAAGTATTGATTCCACCACAGTATTTTCGTCAAGTTTTCCAATTCGGTGTCATATTTGTGTTCTTTAATGGTTGATGGTTTGAATGGGTTGGCAACAATTTTTCCGTTCTTTACCATATTCTTTAAACCATGGTTAGCCAATTGAAGAATCGCAATTTCTTTAAGGAAATGTACTGCATTTGAGCGCGAAAACTCCTGCAAGCTAGAATTTAGTAGTGTATCACAAGTTGATAATATTTCTTCGTATTTATCGATAGTGTCATTGTAATACATGTTCACAGCTGTGCAAGTAAGAGTCGATTCaatcttatttattaatcCTTGGTATGAACATGCATTTTTGGGGATTTCTTTGGCGCCGATATCAAGAACATCCCAATTACTCAATTCTTCGGGCATTTCTACACCATCATCGAACTGTCTCAAACCTGTGAATGAGTCCCATTGTGAATTATTTGAGTTTTGTTCAAGCTCCTTCCATTCTTGCATGTCTTCCCAGCTTTGGATATGTTTGTAACTGTCCATTATTTGATCACAAATGAACTTATTACTTCTCGAGTCCAACTGAGGACTATCACCAGCATCATTCTGTTCCTCTTTAGTAGCCATTCCATGTAACTTCTTATAGAAATCAATGGCCACCTCATGTCTCGAGTTAGCCTGTTCTGCTGCGGCTTTCAACCACAGGAATTTCTTGTCGAACGTCTGTTTAATCCATATGTAAAGACCGTGGATGACTTCAGGCTCTCTAATCTTTATTAGTGACCTTGCGATACTCATGGTTATAGCTTCAATGTCGATGTTGGACGATGAGTTAGCAGCCAATTCTAGTATCAGGCCAGCGTGGTAGATGGCGGCTCCGACATGGCCGGAGTAGAGGCTGACGGCGAGCGCCGCGGGGCGTACTCTAGCGAACCAGTCGCGACAGGTCGGCCAGTTTGTGTGGAAGAAGGTCCGCACCGGCTTCACGACCGGTGGCAGCACTGTCGCGGTCCCGTCTGCTGCGTTGTAAATGTACTTCTCCAAGAACATCATAAATTCAGTGATCCAGCGGCTGCGCACTTGCTCGACGACCACGACGTGCATCAGCGACAGCTGGCCGTTTGCAACGTATTTTGTCTCATGTGATGAAGTCTCCCGAGCAACACCTTTAAGTGCTCCCTCAATCTTCATGAATGTCTCCTGTGGCTTCCCTAAAGTCGTCCGTAGCTTTAATGTGACGCAGGTCTGGGCCAGTTCTGAGAGCGCCCATCCAACACAAGTTGATGTGAAATTGGTTGCGCACTGTCTAAAAAACATGAGGTTGTTTTCGTCCATATCTGTGGCCTGTAATGGCCATGTCGTCAAAAATGCGTTAGTCAAAAAGGTCTTGTCATTAAATACTGCTTGTAATAGGCAGTTCATAATCATTTTGAAATGCGTGCTTGATAGTCCTCCGAACGAGCCGCGCATCAGAAATTCTTTAAATGAATTTACTTTTGTATCACTATTCAGTGTGCTAAGGGTCATCTTACGGGTTGTAAATACTTTGATGGTTTGTTTGTCCAGTTCAAGTTGAACAATATCCCAAGGCAGCTCAAACAACACTTCTAGGCATGATCGGGAGAGCACTTTATTGTTGTTATCAATGTGTAGTAAACACAACACTGCTACTTTCTTCAAAATTATGACGTTCCATGTCAGTCTCTTATTTTTCAGCAGTATCTGTATATTCTTCATAACCAGTGTAACAATATCATCTTCAAAACTGTTGGCAAGTGAGAGCATATTGGTCACCAAAACGAGGAAATTTTTAGACATACTTATTATAGGCAAATATTTGTCCAGTTGGTTGAATATTTCACCTATCCAATTTAGCATCAGTTGTACCGTTTCATTGGGGGCATTCTTTTCTAATATTCTGCTCAAGATATTCAAGATTATCCCAAGGTGACCTGAAGTTGGGCTTGAGCTTGACACATCACCTAGACTCAGATTAGATAATCCAAAGATATCATTGGCCCTCTGTTGTGTATTGGTCACCAAGTCACTGGAGGCTATGAAGTTGTTATTCTTCTTGCAATGTGAATGCAGTAGATAAAGTATGGCAT
The sequence above is a segment of the Plutella xylostella chromosome 29, ilPluXylo3.1, whole genome shotgun sequence genome. Coding sequences within it:
- the LOC125490996 gene encoding serine/threonine-protein kinase SMG1, which translates into the protein LVYAVCDDICKSLVYGTFRVVFWRENVCFCQYFVKYLRPCVVILPRPTPIIVMLPTTANSKAKTVKGSDISHASDREEIGQENTTDDKVRGYVSSYDATSSFGGPHKDGRFRRGGRVTEFRHSRGSRGGRGRGGAFPSRSEREPAENSLYHEPLAHPNTDTWSQGNSTNKFYERPELAVSLPEDPRISKLLRRLCAELHVDKSLQLCAKLQDAVMLPENARYIRRSYDILVESLLDVLYEAPGPETKEAAAVVLGRIGYVMGLDFCKHLEWIASTYSVHNSSIKHLLILSFTETFQLDYQTPNLSEFAEITLDRLQVIIEGTDSADVFMAAINAMIVISNSYPEHFANHFVDTVDILVGWHVDNVQPKKIKEFALQSLFKLSRHWQADVGFSVNLLNQFIEDMVVYSNDLDGEQEDKDEVNTPEECTQKITSFLNVFNTVVKSLGNLLNPNVSQAVSWTFLTEAMTKILHVLTKTLDEESETDLILAGNECIVLLLDYLQTKSTSSLPTIFSLLCLEVNHYLKISDQVCLSIISLINKIIKEVSSNLPIEFIVQTIGPNSSLRNLRYSESLQVLNGIASVYSNLLNLKNIPLLQETYKYVLTDIQNSFEAIMPDVSIIPAEYTEEISPDDGEKNIIFYLQCLSDLANASNSIIGMWALQPSILELLAIKMCPHKSMLIQLRPALHYAILYLLHSHCKKNNNFIASSDLVTNTQQRANDIFGLSNLSLGDVSSSSPTSGHLGIILNILSRILEKNAPNETVQLMLNWIGEIFNQLDKYLPIISMSKNFLVLVTNMLSLANSFEDDIVTLVMKNIQILLKNKRLTWNVIILKKVAVLCLLHIDNNNKVLSRSCLEVLFELPWDIVQLELDKQTIKVFTTRKMTLSTLNSDTKVNSFKEFLMRGSFGGLSSTHFKMIMNCLLQAVFNDKTFLTNAFLTTWPLQATDMDENNLMFFRQCATNFTSTCVGWALSELAQTCVTLKLRTTLGKPQETFMKIEGALKGVARETSSHETKYVANGQLSLMHVVVVEQVRSRWITEFMMFLEKYIYNAADGTATVLPPVVKPVRTFFHTNWPTCRDWFARVRPAALAVSLYSGHVGAAIYHAGLILELAANSSSNIDIEAITMSIARSLIKIREPEVIHGLYIWIKQTFDKKFLWLKAAAEQANSRHEVAIDFYKKLHGMATKEEQNDAGDSPQLDSRSNKFICDQIMDSYKHIQSWEDMQEWKELEQNSNNSQWDSFTGLRQFDDGVEMPEELSNWDVLDIGAKEIPKNACSYQGLINKIESTLTCTAVNMYYNDTIDKYEEILSTCDTLLNSSLQEFSRSNAVHFLKEIAILQLANHGLKNMVKNGKIVANPFKPSTIKEHKYDTELENLTKILWWNQYFTKLNMSEENIFYTECLRLDAIKIARKNANTSMAKRELLKHFKNNSSFQMNLGNVTSLDELSEVLLMSTNIYDVDIWTLNNATALVELCKLTYEKEETKPRAVNLCASISLGFSQRLAMSEQSYELREKGTRMLLTLSKWVQNGNEKAMVGNLESPLNKLIAALPEIGLVDNNISENVIPISDSAVGKLLQFSVNQSPGLAKAWANFAAWCFRWGRKMVEYSSKTGEQLTDNDKVQIESVMIGCSPQDFEAVCEILTKTKATCDDEDIDWNEINTSEMIESQLRTVPSLSNAFPEHLALLVDIWRQAQKRVFSYFELSADAYFKFLQLICASDYINHSGENAVVSATLRLLRLIVKHAMELQTVLESGLANTPTQPWKVIIPQLFSRLNHPETYVRKCVSDLLCRLAEDTPHLITFPAVVGAVENEENDITELSAARTFLSNEAEDTGQDIFDIDDANSDKPVNNELNSCFLDMVETLAKQAPTTILQVKLLVKELHRINLLWDELWLGTLVQHHSDFTKKLSQMESEITKVKNNAHLSAEEKEKLIKEKNRILMEPIVFVLEQLNHVTSAKPETPHEVSFQTKFQALIDEVIDKLKNPANPEKPQESWAPLKQLQVKLQQKVNKRTSYILRMSDISPILAELKNTVITMPGVHTNQRTVRVTIKSVENNVAILPTKTRPKKLVFYGSNGKPYTYLFKGLEDLHLDERIMQLLSITNTMMARDSENNDNQTYRARHYSVIPLGPRSGLISWVDNVTPLFALYKRWQNREAAMLSAKTNKTVNVPRPSELFYNKLNPLLQEAGIPTENRKEWPVATLKQVLKELSEETPKDLLSRELWCSSVTPEQWWQMTRRYSYSVAVMSTIGYIIGLGDRHLDNVLVDLTSGEVVHIDYNVCFEKGKTLRVPEKVPFRMTPNLVAALGVTGVEGIFRLACEHVLRSMRRGRETLLTLLEAFIYDPLVEWGGGGARGRRGGRRARAALAMLAVRGLEVRWSLQDAT